GTTCGACGAGGCCGCCGTCTGGGAGGCGTTCTGGAACTTCGTCGTCCCGGAGACCGTCGAGGGCTACCCCGCGGGCCACGTCCCGCAGGACTACGACGACCTGCCGAACGACCTCACCCACGAGGACATCCCGGTCAGCCCGAAGTACTTCGCGGGCTTCCGCTCGCTCGGGAGCGAGATCTCGACCGACAAGTCCGCCGAGGAGCCCGCCTGGCTCCAGGACCTCGAAGGCACCACCGAGCGCGCGGGCCGCGCCCAGGACAAGGAGGACCTGATGGAGCGCCTGCGCGACCTCGGGTACATGTAAACGCACGTTTTTCTTCGTCGGGGTCGCTCCGCGACCCGCTCCTCGAAAAACCTGCACTAAAAAGGCCGCTCACTCGCTCCGCTCGTTCGCGGTACGACAGAACGACAGTCCGTTTTTCCTGCAATCGACCGCCGACTGGTGAGTCTACGACGAGGTTCCGAACGCGTCGCGCAGGTCGTCGGCGATTTGCTCGACCGCTTCCATCGCACGGTCGATACCGTTCGCACCAGGGGCGGAGGCGAAGCCGTGTATCATGTCGTCGTAGTTGTCGTACCGTACGGGAACGCCGTCCGCGACGAGACGCTCGGCGTAGGCCTTCCCGCCGTCACGCAGCGGGTCGAAACCAGCGGTGATGACCGTCGCGGGGGGCATCCCCGAGAGGTCGCAGGCCTGGACGGGGTCGGCGTACGGGTTGCGCATCGTGAGTTCGCTGCCGAAGTAGCTCTCGCGGAACCACTCCATGTCCTCCTCCAGCAGGACGATACCGGTGTGCTCCTCGGACGGGTGGTCACCGGCGAGGCCGACGCCGGGGTACAGCAGCGCCTGATAGTCGACGTCCGGGCCGTCGCGTTCGGCGGCCAGCAGCGAGACGACGGCCGAGAGGTTCCCGCCCGCGCTGTCACCGGCGACCGCGAGGTGACCGTCCGAGTCGAGCTCGTCTCCGTGTTCGGCCGCCCACTCGGTCGCCGCGTAGGCGTCCTCGACGGCCGCCGGGAACGGGTGTTCCGGCGCGAGACGGTAGTCGACGGACACCACGACGCAGTCGCTCTCGCGGGTCAGGTGGCGACAGAACAGGTCGTGGCTTCCCAGATCGCCGATGACGAACCCGCCGCCGTGGAAGAACATGGTCACCGGGAACGGCCCCTCACCCTCGGGTCGGTAGACGCGAATCGGAAGGTCGCCGTCCGGGCCGGGAATCGTCCGGTCGGCCGTCGACCCGACCGCTGGCGGGTCCCGGTTCTGGAACCAGTTCGCCACGCGCATGAACGAGCGCAGGAATCGCAGGTTGCGGTCCCGGAGCGGGTACAGCGGGAGCCGCTCCTGTCTGTCGAGGTACGCCTGTGCCTGGGGGTGAATCTCGGACGCTTCCACGCCGGACCGTTCGGTTCCTCGACTGATAAGGTCGCCGCGAGTGACGGTGTCGCCGTTGTAGCGCGGTAGCGAATCTGTGCGTC
This region of Halomarina salina genomic DNA includes:
- a CDS encoding alpha/beta hydrolase, with the translated sequence MEASEIHPQAQAYLDRQERLPLYPLRDRNLRFLRSFMRVANWFQNRDPPAVGSTADRTIPGPDGDLPIRVYRPEGEGPFPVTMFFHGGGFVIGDLGSHDLFCRHLTRESDCVVVSVDYRLAPEHPFPAAVEDAYAATEWAAEHGDELDSDGHLAVAGDSAGGNLSAVVSLLAAERDGPDVDYQALLYPGVGLAGDHPSEEHTGIVLLEEDMEWFRESYFGSELTMRNPYADPVQACDLSGMPPATVITAGFDPLRDGGKAYAERLVADGVPVRYDNYDDMIHGFASAPGANGIDRAMEAVEQIADDLRDAFGTSS